Part of the Halalkalibacter krulwichiae genome is shown below.
CCTGTTGATTCACCAGGTGCAAGTTCCACATTCATTAACCTTAACCCATCTTTTGAGCATAAATTTTCAACTTTCATCTTTCCACCTTGGTACGTTGTATAACTTCTCTCGTTGTGTCTCACCACTTTCATTCGATCTTCTTTCTTCAATAAAAGGTATGGGAGTGGAATGTTTAAAAAGTTTGCTACTGTTTCTAATGTATTAATAGAAGGCGATGTATTATTGTTTTCCATATTACTAATAAAACCTTTTGAAAGGCCTGTACCTTTGCTCATTTCAGCGATG
Proteins encoded:
- a CDS encoding helix-turn-helix domain-containing protein, whose protein sequence is MDIGSTIRTIRKRKAITIAEMSKGTGLSKGFISNMENNNTSPSINTLETVANFLNIPLPYLLLKKEDRMKVVRHNERSYTTYQGGKMKVENLCSKDGLRLMNVELAPGESTGLKPHSHEGEECHVVVKGKILAEQCEESVVLEKGDSFSWSASVPHMVKNIGEESAIILIAVYSESGLKE